A genomic stretch from Sulfuricurvum sp. includes:
- a CDS encoding methyltransferase domain-containing protein yields the protein MNNDEQTIKENIKNTFDNVAKSYDRNQQFILSAKKMVDMIHSENDNLNILDLSTGTGHIAIELAKKFPNANIYAVDISEEMLNIARLKTKEHGINNITYLVQDVENLDFEDIKFDFITCGYGLFFYPNMERVVIDISERLSDEGKFIFSTFTDQAFQPYSKIFLELLERHYNIAPPKRIEKRQLSTQDEIETLCAHIEYNSLEIHDIEIVFPMEINEWWQLLNSTGYKGLLNQLESNYPQFEKEYIEHLQSISKDNCIDFNANSLISVVKMR from the coding sequence ATGAATAACGACGAACAAACCATTAAAGAGAATATCAAAAATACTTTTGACAATGTAGCCAAAAGCTATGATAGAAATCAGCAATTTATACTATCAGCCAAAAAAATGGTCGATATGATCCATTCTGAAAACGATAATTTGAATATTTTAGATTTATCAACGGGGACAGGTCATATCGCGATAGAACTTGCCAAAAAGTTTCCTAATGCAAATATTTACGCTGTCGATATTTCCGAAGAGATGCTCAATATAGCCCGATTAAAGACAAAAGAGCACGGGATAAACAACATCACCTACTTGGTTCAAGATGTAGAAAATCTTGATTTTGAAGATATAAAGTTTGATTTCATTACGTGCGGATACGGGCTGTTCTTCTACCCAAATATGGAAAGAGTTGTAATCGATATTTCTGAGCGATTGAGTGATGAGGGGAAATTCATTTTTTCAACCTTTACGGATCAAGCTTTTCAGCCGTATTCCAAAATATTTTTAGAATTGTTAGAGCGTCATTACAATATCGCACCGCCCAAGCGGATAGAAAAAAGACAACTCTCTACGCAAGATGAAATAGAAACGTTATGTGCTCATATCGAATACAATAGTTTGGAAATCCATGATATTGAGATTGTGTTTCCGATGGAGATTAATGAATGGTGGCAACTCCTTAACAGTACGGGATACAAGGGGTTATTAAATCAGTTGGAATCCAATTATCCTCAATTTGAAAAAGAATACATAGAGCATTTGCAATCAATTTCAAAAGACAACTGTATCGATTTTAATGCGAATAGTCTGATTTCTGTTGTTAAAATGAG